The sequence TCAAGCACAGTTGCACAGATAAGCAAGCTGAGGGTTGGACAGGTTTATGCAGCATCAGTAATGTATGGTTACTTCCTCAAGCGTGTTGATCAAAGGTTTCAGCTCGAGAAGACAATGAAAATCCTTCCTAGTTTTGTCGATGACGGAGATAGCAACTATCCACGAGGTGCAATGCAGGATATGAAATTTAGAGGCAAAGATGGGGCCTTCCAGGTCGGGTCATCCCACCCAGAAGCAGAATTTCCCGGCGGAGTCGGCTCCGGGGGATTTGGTAATGGCAATAAATCCTCCCGGCTTCGAAGCTACGTGATGTCCTTCGATGGGGAGACACTTCAAAGATATGCAACAATAAGGTCGAAAGAGGCAGTTAGCATCATCGAGAAGCACACAGAAGCCTTGTTCGGAAGACCAGAAATCATCATAACTCCTCAAGGAACTGTTGATCCTTCCAAGGATGAACTGATCAAGATAAGCTTCGGCGGGTTGAGGAGACTAGTTTTGGAGGCTGTGACTTTTGGTTCTTTCCTATGGGACGTCGAGAGCTTCGTGGATTCAAGGTACCATTTCGTTATGAACTGAGAAGTGCAAAATTTGTTGCTTTAGTAGAACTAACCGAAATGAAGTTACTATAAGCGAGTGTAAATTAACAGATTGATGGAATTGATGATATTGTAAATACTTTTGATGCTGCATTTTGATTTTCCTGTCTCGAATCGTTACATGGAGTTTGCCtatatgaaattaattttaCAGTCTGTTCTTGCAGTGGATTATTCCATAAATGAGGGAGGAAAACTGGGAGAAAAGGAGTGTGATATTAGGTTGTTGATTAGATTTAAAAAAACacagtgaagaagaagaatgaagaaGCTTCAGAAAGAACTAACATATAAACACAATGATACAAAACAGTGATTGCATCAGAAGATTTAAGAGTAGTTGAATTAGCAAGTGTGttggttttttattttgttgattatggAAGTGAGTTTAGTCTGTTCTTGTTCATAACTCAGTCTCAGGGTACATAGATGAGGTTTTTCTCTTTGTAAATTGGATAGATGGAGAAGGTAGAATGGCTGTTCACAGTGATTAGGTAGAATTAGCTCAGATATCTCCATGTTTTTATTTAACTGATCTCTCTTGTTGCAGTGAGTTTTGTATCAGTTTACTGTATTTAAATAACAGTACTTTCTGTTCAAGTATCATCTGCGTCCGATGGCTTTTGCTTAAACACATATTAAGAACATGTTTAGTTTAACCGTTGTTcactgtttgttgtttgttgttggtgGTAATTAGTGGATGTTGgctgatttttttttccaaaacagTTATCGGTTGATATTCAATATTCAATTCTAATCGTACACTTCTATATCTATTTTCTCATTTCCGTTTTCCCTTTGTTTTGATGTTGTTACGATAAATTTGTTCTAATATATTTTCGCATCTTCTCTCCTGAACACGATTTATAAAACAGAATGAAGGGagtaatattttatttgtattCACTATTATAGTGATATTAGTTggaaagtcaatcaacataaaatcttttttctaatattaaatttaatttgattcccaAGCATCAAATCTTTTTCTCAATATTAACTAATTTGATTCCCaacattaattaatttgattcccaaCATGGAGATGGTGTAATGACCTTGGGTTCATTTagtgtttgctgttggaaaaacatgtttgtaaaaaaatcgaaattccttgtttttttaaaaaagaagaagctatttttcatatataaaaagcAAATAAGAGGTCTTGTTAGAAACACATAAAACTCTTATAAAGTGAATGTGGTTAGAGTATTAATAAGTCAGGGTAGTTTGTAAATTATTCGATTTTTCGATCAAAGTTTTGTTAAAGCTCGAGCTTGGATCGATTCGAGATATTAACGATTTTCTTAAGCTTGGTTTGAAAGctcgattattttttaattattatatatatattattaatttttaattcaaaataaaataattaatgatcttggacagaaaaaagaaaaaaaaaatagtaattagGTTTTGATTCTAACTCTCAACTCACGAGGCTCGTAATTAGGTATTTAGGCATTTGGATAGTTCCAAAATTAGGAATTTAAAGTTCAAAATACAAACCTCAAAGACTTGTTAGTTTTACTCTCTTCAAGTCCTCTTTCTATTTTGTCATACATACTAGTAACACTAACAACTACCGTCTATGTGTAATCATGTTGGTAAAAAAGCTATCTGTGATATGTGAATTTGTTTTCTTCGAGTACCAGTAGCATTTATTATTCTTAGAGCTTAGCCATTacatctgatttttttttaatctttaaaactCGTGTAGAGTATGTTAAATggattttagtttttattttctacATTACTTATTCTATACATGTACGATGAATCTGATTAAAACTTATCACATCACAACTTTTCAGAcattaacgagccaataccgaATCTCGATAATACCCTAAATATGATATGTGAAGTAGACTTTTGCGAAATTGCATTCTCCAACTGATAACTTCTATTAATACATTCGATTAATTAAAAGAGATACACGTACATATCATTTCGTGGAAGATGATTGTTGTtaagaaataaatatatacaaaattgATCTACGTATTACTCCGACGATAGAATGACGTGTTAATTAATTAGATAGATAAGTAAGGCAACTTAGTAGTTGCCCATGAATGCAAGACATTCCCAAAAACATCATAGAATGCAATCTCTGCTTCTGTCTGAGTCAATTTTACAGACATGAAACCTTGGCCATCATAGAAAAATTTAAGTCCACTTCTGTTCTTTTCTTTAAGGTCTCCTCTCCAAGCTTTAGATCCTGCTCCGCTTGTTAGAAACTGTATCCGACTGCAACACAACACAACACAACGTATTTTCTGAGTTACAAATTACTATTAATTCAAAAAAATTACGcttgttttttactttttacctcTTGGTGTCACTGATGTGTTCAAGGCAATGGTCGTGTCCGTTCATGTAAAAATCTACATTGTTCACCTGCAAATTTACGTATTAGAAATGTTGAGGACAAAATTTTATATTACGGGTAAATTTAGATTTTATTCCTTCGAGttgggtaattttttttttttttacctcgAGGATAGGGAGAAGCTTCTTGACAAGTTCTTGAGTATCACCATGATGGCCAATGCTTCGGATTGCATGATGCCCAACAACTATTTTCCACTTGGCATTTGATTTCTTCAATGCTAATTCTACATCCTGCTCAtaatatgtatttttaatttagaaataagtataaaaatatgTGCAATTTATCGAATTTAGGGGTTAAAATGGGTTCTGAAGTTAGCAGACAAGATGGCTTTAGCGCAAAACAAAATTTAGGTAAAATTCAGTTTTGAATTTGACAAAACTTAGATAAATGAGCTTAATTTTGACAAACTTTCAGGTATTAACTGCCGTTTGTTTGTCGGAAAATATTGTGCAGAAAAATACTCTTGATTTTCTAATGTTCATTGGCTTAGGAAAATAATAACGGAAAATTTTAGGTCAGTAAAGAAAGTTGAAGTCCTAGAGCTTATTTGTGCAAGGAATCAACGTCGGCCTTTCCATGCTTAGATACAGGGAATAGAAAAAATTtatgaagaaagtgaggaaattCTTGTACTTTTTTAAAGTTTTGGAACTCGATTCCATTAATTCTTACCATTTTGAAAACAATATTCACCCAGcattttttttcgttttccGATGCTGTagtcagaaaaatattttatttttcaatataaaATTTTCTCTTacctaatatttttcaaaacacaatatttttctacaaacaaacaaaactttGAAGTAATTGCTTTTGGGCTAACTTGTGAATTTTTACCTAACTTTAAAATTCGGTTTGGGTTAAACTGACCATGTCTGCCAACTATAAAGATCATTTTGCTCCCTGTACTTAGTCCAAAACTTCAAATGTactcctgaaatttcaaaaattgtAAAATTCCAAATGAcctgtatttttatttaagggtaaataattatgaaGTACTTATGTTTTTGCTTAACATACTAGCAgatccatcatattattataaggtccttaagttttattttaatcaactcgttagtccttccatttgtttttgtagatgaaagtccaaattgcccctagttatttacataaaaaatttatattttagtttcaaatttaatctaaatagttttaataaaatttatgaaatatatatacaccgaaatttatataattgtatatactaaatgtaattttattctcttaattttatagtttttaatataatgtttttaaactaacattaaatattaagattttttttaaaatcatatatttttttcttcatttataaaatttattcgagataaataaaaattactttttatataatttttcccttattttgataatttttgaaatatttttcatttatttttttagtcaataaaatttaagctactaattaaaattctatgattatataaaatttaataaataaattactcaATATTGTAGAGATTATGCAGGAGAAAGAACATAAAAAAGGAAatagttgttttttttatgagacaAAATagttgttttattattaaaatatagagtaaagggtaattttggtattttgaaatttatttggtatagtttgagcattgactcaaacataaagactaaggagttgatgaaaacaaaaactgagggactatataattatttctaaaaacagagGGACTGACTAGTGTAATAAGTAAAAACccagggaccttataattatttatcctttatttaattgcattcaataacacTTCAGATATATTTAGAGGGTTCTTGTTTACTCATTTTTCTCTTCATGTTTGACTTTTTACTTTAAAACAgagagttttagatgtttggttgGATACTTATGTTTGACTTTTATAACTGAAACAGCAAACAACGTATTCTTTTCCAACCGTAAACAACAGCAACAGTAAACAACAGATAAACCAAACGGGTTCTTAAATACCTCGATAAGGTCAGCAATGTAAGAGCTGCGAGAAGTAAAGCCTCGCCAGTCATACTTATGACCATCAACATTAGTGAAGTAGTCATCAACAAAAGGTGAAGTGTCCACAAAAAACATTTCTGCCAATTCTGCAaatcaaaaaaacaaaattaccctCTCCCATTAAACAAACAGTAAATAGGAACAGCTGAATCAAACGTAGTCTTAAAACGAAACAATATAAAATAAACTGACCAGCATCAACAATAAAAGACCTTAAACAAAGCCATCTGCTGTCAATATTTCTTAAGTGAGAGCTCAGTTGTGCTTCAGCATTGCCTCTATAATCATGGTTTCCAAGAACACTGTACCACTGCTTCTGAAGGCTTTTTGAAGTGTAGATTTCAGTGAAGGATTCAATAAAAGCTTTGTCATTTTCATCTTCCAATCCATTATCATAGAAATTATCTCCTGTTGATACTACAAAATCTATCTCCAGCTTTTCCCCAATTCTCCCCATCTTTAAAACAACACCAAAATCATAATCAGTAGCGAATACAGAATTGATCAACTGGGGACTAATTTTACACGTTGGTGCGAAATAAAATTTTTTTGCTGAATCGAACTTGGTCTAATTTTTTCCGTATATATACcaatgtaaaacttctcaaaattaagataGATTTGGACTATAAATAAGATTGGgttgttttgaacaaaattagaAAAATGTATTGTCTATCTTATATTAAGTtgtattttgtaattaaatataaattcaaTAAGTTAATTAACCAATCTAAACCGTAATTTATCGGAAACAGACCCAAAACCATCCATAACATAGTCAGTTTCAACCGCCGGAAGACATCCATAGTAGGGGGTGGTTTCGTGGGAATGACCCCTCCAGGCCACCTTCTCTCCACCCATGATCACAATCAGTGGTGAATACATGATTGGTCGGTTGGGGACTGATTTTACATGTACAtgcttaaattattattatttttttgctaaatcaaacttgtttcaatttttttttttccgtatatatacgtgttataatatagcagtgttcacatggacgttaatgaccaaatgaatttggttatttaCCGTTAGATCTAAGTCTTagaatgctttgaatctccagtttaggattctaataaataTAGATACAACAGTAAATGACCAAATACTACATGATCATTAAGGTCAACGTGTTATAATATGAATGCtaaagaaccaatttttaagtaccacATTAAAATTTCTCTAAATTAAGCTACATTGTTTAATATTCTTAACATTAAAAAAATGGTATAAGATCGTATTTAGGAAGGagaacagtaaaaaaaaattagaaatttagatttaaggaTGGTCTAAAAGTCcaataaaattagaattttggatttagaaaggCTTAACACGACTTGGGCCAATTTTAGAATGCTAATTCAGCACCCCATTAAAATTTCTTGGACCGGAACCACCCAACCTCATATTTTGTGGAGACAGAGGAACAGAAAATACCTGTGATCATGGTCATGGTGGTTCTCAGTCCCATCAAATTTCTTAGAAACAGAGGGCGAGAACCACACCAGACAGGAAAACCGAAACTATCCCTGATTATAGTGGTTCCGGCAGCCGGAGAGGTCGGACCCTGTCTCCGCCTCTGATCATAGTTAATTTCTTGTTCAAAattagaaaaagaagaagttgaGAATTACCTGAAAAGCAACTTGAGATTGATTAAAAGCACCTCTTCTACCCCAATCTCCAACAACTAAAAAGCTCAGAGAACCATCTTTGTTTCCTCCATGTTCGAATCTTTGAAGCTCTCCATAACACAACCCAATGGAGAATAACAATATGATTGCCAAAGAACAATAAAATGTAGCCATGGAGATGGAGAATATGTTATTATTCAATGAAAAAGAGAGAGACAATAACACTTGAATTTATAGGGAATTTCAATCATGTAAGCAATGAAATAATAGAGTTTGATTCCAAATGCAATTTGGGGTTTTCTCTGCAATTGGATATGCGAATATGCTTTTTTAAATGGATCAAAGATATTTTGTATCGTCGGATTGTTTTTAAGAATATTCGGATTGAATAACGTCACGGAATCTTCAATTATGGATGTCCAGTTAAAGTCTCTAATCTCATACATACTGCAAATTGCCCAATCATGgcttttgaatttattaatttgttgTCGTTATGCAATACTtcattggtggttaattaatatATTCCCAAATCAACTACTAAAATATGTTCAAAATAACACTTCCTAATTTTAGGTTATTCCTAAAATTGTCCATTTTGTCAATAATTCTTAGGTGTtactatattataaatattgaaATTATTGAATGATACAAGGTGTTCTttgattaaatatttaaaattaatatattaagtatttattatttctagcttgcttgataatattatttaaaaatttcagtTTTGGGGTGGAAGGATTAGTGTTAGTTTTAGAATCTCACATACTCAGTTATAAAAAATACGGGTTCATATCTACAAACTCTTAATATACATACTGCATcatccattaaaaaaaataaacttcattttattaaattatctaACTCACTCTAATAAAAGATAGTTTAATAAATGAGTATAATGAGTGGTTCATTATACTCCATTGGAGATACTCTTATATTCATAAAACCACTCTTAGAATACTTATTTATTAGTAATTGGAAATATTGTAGAAGGATCTCCTGCGGTAGGAATAGAGATTGTAACCTCCTGCAATAAGAGaaaaaggagtcaaagatgGTTGACAACCGGTGACGTCACtctaatgcataagtttgtatAGTTTGAGAGGATGAAGATGGGGGATATGGATTTCTACGGTTTTGTGATGAGATACCTTAGCTGTACGATCATCTTGTTCAATTTGTAAGATATGGTGGACACTTTGGGGAGATGTTTGACTTTTGTGTCCTAGTTGACTTTTCTAACACGTGTAAGGATGTGGACGAGAGTATATCCTCTAGTAGGACCATTTGGATTTGGCATGTACCAACTGCAAGTTGTGCATCTCtaatacagattgaaagcgatgaatggaggttttaatcgtaaaccaacaaagatcttcttctctagctagactagaaggagtgaatcccgataacaaaGGTAGAAACCTTaatctcaaagagaaatgatagttgattgataaaagttgccctatcattacaaaatgagggtttaaatacaacctccaTAAGATAAATAGAAGGACAGGGGCTATCCCTATTAGGGTTACAATATGGTTAacaataaaagggtaaaataggtaatgcgcctagacaacaggtacagaggtgcaggtacggagcgtcagaggttgttggtgaattccttcggcaggaagtaatcttgagatccgcccagtgtagttgttggtacgcctcatggcgtacgcctagatccgccccgctcgcatgtccaggggatccgccctcttagATACAACCTTTGTGGATACGCCGAGATGAGATCCGCCAAGGCGCGTGTTATTATTGagcccagttaggatgtccgcatcattctctccttctttaaaagaattcagcaCTGGCTTGTCTGTGTTGTTCTCCAAAGGGCCATCtgacttccacgggctaaggtcacgaacattgaacgccggtgagactttaccaagccaatttggcaaagctatgtgataggcattggcattgaccttcttggtgatcttatatggcccgtactttctcagtcgaagcttgctgcttgtggcgttggcgagtctctcttttcccaagtgtaccataacctcatctcccacttcgaactgtaggtccctgcggtgctcatccgccttagcctttagtttctggtttctctcctcaagagtctccttcacctcttggtgcatctggacatagtctttggctagctggtttgcagtcacgtttcctttgggaaaatgggctatatcaaggacgtgattcggggtcttagtgtataccacctcaaagggtgacttcccagttcccgagtgtacagatccattgtaggcgaactcagcttgtgctaaaaccacgtcccacatcctgggcttatccttacatttgctgcgcagtaagtttcccagagtccgattgaccacttctgtctgtccgtctgtctgagggtgggcggtggtactaaacttcagagaagtatcaaaaagagcccacatggtccgccagaagtgactcaggaactttgtgtcacggtctgagacaatgctctttGGTACACCATGTAATCTGACaacctctttgaagaatagcttggcagtcgctgaggcatcGTTAGTCTTGcggcatggtatgaagtgtgccattttcgaaaaacggtcaacaaccacaaagatggaatccatgcctctctgagttctgggtaaccctaggacaaaatccatggacagatcctcccatatggtttctGGTACAGGCAAGGGCAGCTgtaagccagcatttgtagcgtgtcccttggcggtctggcagatatagcatcgttctaccaggtacgccacatctcttctcattttgggccagaaataacgggaactcactgctgcatatgtcttgtctcgcccaaaatgcccccccagggatccgccatgtagatctcgGACCACCTTCTCGCGGATAGAAGTGCAGGGTAAACAAAGTCGGTTGcccctcattagatactcatccattaagtgatacgccccatcccccGGTTGACGATGGCACTTCTCCTAGATACTTccaaagtcaggatccgccaggtactctcctctgatgtgttcgaaacaatcggtctccaggttgactgtttttattagtgcaaTCATCCGACTCAAAGCGTCCGCCACTATGTTCTGTTTtcccgccttatggataagcttataggggaacttatctatgaaggcacACCACCAGGCGTGCATggcgcttcgaagttgcttctgacttcccaggtatttgagagcttaatggtcagtgtagaggatgaactcttttcccaccaagtaatgttcccataccttcaatgccctcactacagcataaaactcttgatcatatgTTGCCCACCTTTGtcgtgcctcacagagcttctcactgaagtaggcaatgggcctcttttcttgcatcaagacaccaccaatcccaattccactggcatcacactcaacttcaaacaatttgtcaaaatcgggatacgccagcactggcgctgtactcaacttttccttgatcaaggcgaagctctctttttgggcgtccgcccactcgaacccctttcctttcttcaaacattctgtcaacggggccactatggaactgaagttcttaatgaatcggcgatagaacgttgctagcccatgaaaactcctgatatcccccacgttcctcggggtaggccattctcggatggctcttaccttctctccatcaacttggattccattcccactgaccacgaatccaaggaaaactaagctctccatgacaaagtcacacttcttggtgttggGGTATagttggtgtttccttaacaggtcaaacacggtctgcaagtgctcttcatgttccgccaaggtctggctgTGGATAAAAATGTCGTCgaaatacacaactacgaatTTCCCAATTactgggcgaagcacctgattcatcagtctcataaaagtactaggggcgttggtcatcccaaagggcataactaaccattcatacaatccatctcttgtcttgaaggcagtcttccactcatccccagatcggattcgtatctgatgatacccactcctgagatcaatcttggagaagactcgagatccgccaagttggtccaacatgtcctccaaccttggaatcgggaacttatacttgatggtgatcttgttaatagccctactgtcaacacacatccgccaagacccatccttcttcggtgtaagtaaagctggaacagcgcaaggactcatactctccctaacgtatcccatctcgatgagttcctccactttttgtctcatgacatcattctcctttgggctcattcgataatgtgggaggcttggtaaactagccccgggcacaagatcgatatgatgttggatgtccctcaaaggtggtaacccactcggcagttcgtcggggaacagatcttgatactcgccaagtaggcgggtcacttcactcggcatttccctttcgtccctttgggcggattcgtgattcgctTTAACCATTACTACGTATACCatttggctctcttcacattcgctgacaaacgatttgtgtgtaggacagactaccaatgtagacttctcgtcggcctttggctctctcaccattggtgtaaggacgaacttcaccccattcttcacgaatctgtaagtgttctctcttccggcgtgggtggcgttgttatcaaactgccagggtcggcccaacaataggtggcatgcatccatatcgaccacatcacaacagacttcatcatgatagttaccaatctcaatcggtaccttgcatctctgggtcaccctcaactcgcccacgttcttgatccatcccaccctgtagggatcagggtgcgcctctatcaacaacccgaacttctgaacggcgctgctactcacaatgttctcttggctcccactatctattatcacattacatcgcccgcccttcacaagacagcgggttctgaatagtcggtgccttTGATCGccctctatccggctggagactaagAAACGCcataccacatgaatggcgtacctCTCTTCACCCGCcacctcatcatcttctcccaagggttcacaaaatacttcatcctcgtcgtcatagtcatcttcgtacctctccaccatgttggcgctcttccttctAGGACACTCATTGGATCTATGTCCTGGCTcattgtgttgaaacacctttccacaagattttgatttgacaaaattaattaagtgaaagtaaatattctacaacacactaagtttaaatgctttgatttagtgttactaatgtgtttgttcaatgttgagtttataatttatcataagacataaagatcataaggctcaagccctatatggaaatcaaggcccaagtcaaacaagccaaagaccactcagcccacgtatctccaaaacgtcgtcgttgaagtgatgaaacgcatgctgagtaaagaaggatcgagaagatccacgtagacaacttcggtatgaagctgctgagctgtctcgacaaaacgtgcaagatagctgctgaccataagacagcttccagacaaagtatttccccatttagtaaagttcagaagacacaacaagctgtctggttgacgttacccaaaatggtggaacatactgacacactgaccgaagaacagaagacgttggaatctgattggctaaagagaactggtggcagactcagtgaaagcgacttgtagccgtttccctccaacggttatttcgaaattcgaaataaccagaagctctcatagctctctataaatagagcattcagaatccacattctttagagaactttgagcaaaagccgttacgctgaccaaacgtatataaaagttctccatcaaaagtaaagaaaaattcttacactacaaagtctattcatttgtgtaaaagtctagagtgattatttttcaatcatctaaggtgttctagcaattgttgtttaggacaaaatctttatcatttctagaagtagaaaggaaaggctgagtactcggttttaagtactcagcggagagattaggattgagtagaagtatagaggaaggtactcttgtcatactcaattgctgatattgtaaaaggtttgaggctctacctttaaagagctcagtagaggatttgaaatctcggaagtgttccggggacaggacgtaggcttagaagaagccgaacctggataaatctgctgagtgaagttttcttaaaccttaactccttatttatattgcttgcttaaaacaaactaaaactgaccaagtaaaagaggtcaagctgagttgtgcgctacaaacgagcaggttcaggaatagactctaagtgctatttcc comes from Euphorbia lathyris chromosome 8, ddEupLath1.1, whole genome shotgun sequence and encodes:
- the LOC136203416 gene encoding purple acid phosphatase 17 — encoded protein: MATFYCSLAIILLFSIGLCYGELQRFEHGGNKDGSLSFLVVGDWGRRGAFNQSQVAFQMGRIGEKLEIDFVVSTGDNFYDNGLEDENDKAFIESFTEIYTSKSLQKQWYSVLGNHDYRGNAEAQLSSHLRNIDSRWLCLRSFIVDAELAEMFFVDTSPFVDDYFTNVDGHKYDWRGFTSRSSYIADLIEDVELALKKSNAKWKIVVGHHAIRSIGHHGDTQELVKKLLPILEVNNVDFYMNGHDHCLEHISDTKSRIQFLTSGAGSKAWRGDLKEKNRSGLKFFYDGQGFMSVKLTQTEAEIAFYDVFGNVLHSWATTKLPYLSI